In Chondrinema litorale, the DNA window TAGTTGTAATTATCTTTACCTCTAAATTAGTAAATTAGAGATAAATAACTGTTACTGGCTAGACATAGAAAATTGCTGTGAGACTATGAGAGGTTGTTTTTGCATCTTCTCAATCAACTGCTTCCCTCAATATCTTTCTCCAACCGTTTCTGTAGGCATATGTTTTTCTATTGTTGCCAAATCGTCTTCGGTTAATTCCACATTGTAAGCACCTAAATTCTCTTCGAGACGGTGAATTTTTCTGGTTCCAGGAATAGTGGTGATTTCATTGTTTTGGCTTAACACCCATGCAAGTGCAATTTGAGCTTTGCTAACTCCTTTGCTTTGTGCGATTTGATCGACCACCTCTACAAACTTTAGGTTTTTTTGGATTGCCTCATCAGTAAAGCGCGGGTTGTTTAACCTAAAATCTCCTTTTTCTAAATCTGCACGACTCTTAATAGCTCCTGTTAAGAAACCTCTACCAAGTGGACTGTAGGCAACGAACGTAATTCCTAGTTCTTGGCAAACCTCAAAAAGTGCTTTTTCTGGCTCACGGCTCCACAAAGAATATTCTGTTTGAAGGGCTGTAATAGGATGCACAGCATGCGCACGACGCAATGTTTCTGGATCTACCTCAGATAAACCAATGTATTTAACCTTGCCTTGTTTTACCAGTTCTGCCATGGTACCTACAATTTCTTCAATCTCCACATTCGGGTCTTTTCTATGCATGTAATACAGGTCTATGGCTTCTATTCCCAAGTTCTGTAGGCTTTGGTCGCAAGCTTTTTTAATGTATTCTGGTTTTCCATTTACTCCAAGAAACTCACCATTTGGCCCTCGCATTACCGCAAATTTGGTGGCTAAGTTTATATCATTCCAACGACCTTTAAATGCTTTTCCCAGTAACTTTTCATTGGCTCCGCTTCCATACATATCTGCTGTATCGAAGAAGTTCACGCCCAAATCAATAGCTTTGTGTAGGGTATTGATAGACTCTGTTTCATTAAAAGATCCGTAGAATTCAGACATACCCATGCAGCCTAGTCCAATTCGATTGATGTTGAGATTACTATTTCCGAGTGTTGTTGATTGTTTCATGATCTTATCTTCTTTTGATTGGAAATGCTTTTTTCGGATGCCAAAACAGCGATTAATTGTATAACAATTCTTTCAATGTTTGTTCCCTCTTACTAGTTAATTATTTCTGTTTCCAATACCAAAAACCAAAGATCAACAAAAAGGCAATTTCTATCGCAAGCCACAGCAGTTGTTTGGTAAATATGCCATCCATTACTAACCCGAGTAGTCTGGCTAATACAATGCCCAAGGTTAAAGCCGAAAGCAATGCGGAGACGCTTAACTGCCACGGGCTTAGTTGATGATGGAAAATGAATAATATGCCCAAACCAATTACCAATCCCCACATTACTCTCTTTTCTATCATCTGATACGGGTCTGATGGCATGGGTTGGGAACTCATCAAATCAGGTTTATACGCCAAAACAAACCCAGCGATAAGCAAAATAACACCTAATATTTTGAGCAATATATTCATAGTTGAGGGCTTGTATCTAAACAATATCTTTAAGTTCATTAAAACTATTGATGATGTAATTTGGCTTTTGCTTCTTTAACTCATCTTCTGTGTTGTTTCCATACGTTATACCACAGGTGTCTACAAAAGCTCTTTGTCCCATTTCTATATCGAAAACAGTATCACCAATTACCAAACATTCTTCCGGATTGTAGTTAAACTTATCCATAATCAAGTTAACAATATCAGGTGCAGGCTTTTTGTTTTTTGCATCTTCTTCACCACCGATAAATGTAAATAGCTCATATACATTTTGCTTTTGAAGTATCTTGATTAATGCCTCTCTTCCTTTACTTGATGCTACTGCTAAGTTGATGCCTTTTCCATGGAAAAAGGCTAAGGTTTCTTTTACACCTTCAAAAAGTGAAATGGCATCAATTGCAATTTCATTGTAGTGTTTGCGGTAGATAATGGTTGCCTCCTGAATCGCTTTTTCATCTAGCGAAAAAGCTTTTTCAAAAGTCGATTTTAAAGGCAAACCAATCAAACTTTTAATGAGGGCTTCATCTATGTTTTTGATGTTTAAATGCTCTCCGACAAACCTCATGGTTTGGATAATACTTTGTTGCGTATCGGCTAATGTGCCATCAAAATCGAAGATAAGTGTTTTATATGCCATGATGTATAGATTGGGTTGTGATGGAATACATATTGGCAGACGAAATTAACAATTTAAAATGGATTTCTATCAGGAAGAATTTGACTCCGATCTTCATTGCTCAATAATCCTCTTTTAATTGAGTGTTGTTGCCCAAAATACTTTTCTATTCTAATTTTACACCTCGAAACTAGTATGAATTTCAATTCTGTAATTGATCTCGATAAACAAGAGAGCGAGTTAAAGTGATTTGTAATGGCAAGAAAGTTAGATAAAATATTAGTTGTTGATATCGAGGCGACATGTTGGGAGGGGAAAGTGCCAACAGATATGGAGTCTGATATTATAGAAATAGGTATTTGTTTGTTAGATGTTCAATCAGGAGATATTTCGGAAAATAGAGGGATTTTGGTTAAACCTGAGCGGTCTGTAATTAGTCCATTTTGCACAGAACTCACAACTATTACCTCTGAGATGATTGAAGAAGGGGGAATATCATTTAAAGATGCGCTCAAGATTTTGAAAGATGACTATCTATCTCAAAGTCGTGCTTGGGCAAGCTTTGGTGCTTACGATTTAAAACAGTTTCAGCGACAGTGTACAGCATTAGGTGTGGGTTATCCTTTTGGTCCATCACATATAAATGTAAAAACCATGTTTGCCTTAAAAAATAAGTTGGGGCATGAATTGGGCATGGTAGGTGCTCTTAAGCAGCTTAATATTGAATTAGAAGGCACCCATCACAGAGGTGTGGATGATGCTAAAAACATAGCGAAAATACTTTATGCTATTTTAAATTAAACATCACTAATTTAATTCCTATGTTGTAACCTTCTCACCAACCACACAAATTATATGCAGGATTCCTCCTTTAGATTCTATATAAGGTATGTGATAATTTTCACCTTCTTGTCCGCCAAATTTGTAGCTGATTGTCTCAAATAAATCAGAAAATTCTTTTATACTTAATTGCCTGCCATCGCAGATTAACCATCCATTGGGTACAAAATCGCCAGCAAACATTTTAATCTCTCCAATGGCTCCTTTAAGTTGTGGGCGTTGCTTTTTCTTTGCAGGCGTGTTACTTTTTTCCCCACCAAGCAGATGTTGAAACTCTGCTCCTTTATCTCCAATAATAGCCAAAATACTATTTACTTTTACCTTGCTACCCTCTTTGGCTCCAAGATAAAGAACTGTCCCATTCTGATAGCTTTCTAGTTCTAGTATTACTTTATCTGTTTGTATTTCTGCTAATACGTCGCCTTTTCTAACCGAGCTACCAACTTTTACCATCCACTTAATCAACTTAGCCTCTTCCATGTCGTCAGTTGCTTGAGGAAGTAGCACAACTTCTGCTCTGTCTCCAGTGTTTCCGTCAGGCTTTTTAAAAAATTTATCAAACATTTGTACCAATTTTAAAAGGGATGAACTCTATCAATAATTTTGAATGAACATGCTACAACAACTTATCAAAGCTACTAATAATGAAGAGTTTTATAAAAATTATCGTTTAGAACTTAATGAGTTTAATGCTCAAATTGATTCACCATTCGAAAATGAAGTGCGATTAAGACTTAGTATCAGTCATGAATACGATAAAAACGATTCTGAGAAATGGGAAATAAGTGCTAAAAACGTTGCCGATTATTATTTACCAATAAACTCATTAACTCTACCATTTGTACATTTAGAATTGCTAGAAGATCATCCAGCTTAATGGAATCATCATTATGGCTATGTAGAAGGTGAGGTAACAAGCAAATGCGAGTCTTTATTAGAGTTAATTGAAAAACTTGAGATAGAATATGAAAAACATTCCTTAGGGTGGGCTAGATGGGAAAATGATTTTTGGGATTTAAAACAAATCCATGCTAAAGGTGGATCATTTTCAACAGGAATAAATATGAAAATTTATGAATTAGTAAAAAATATACTAGAAGATTATAAAGTCAATTTTAAAGTTGAAAGTTTGTGTAGTGATCAAATAAGGCCAAATGCCAAGCTTTTGATATTTGGAAACAATGATGTAGCAGCATTACATCATAAAGGAATGCAGCCATTTTTTATAGCTGATGAATTTGAAGCAATAAGGTTATAGTCTAATTTTATAAATATCCCAATTGCATAATAGGACTATTAAAACAAATTTCACCTACAAATAATAAAAATTGGATTTTTAGAGAATGATAGATTTTTTAAACTTATTTTTATATAAATACATCTCAAAAAATTGGTGAAATTTATCCAAAAGTGAATTATACCAATCTTATCAAGTTACATCTTTCATCAGTTCTAAAGTAAAGCAATCAATTTAGTGAATTAATAGCACTTACAGGTTAATAGATAACCTTGAAGATAATTTAAAAATTTAGTGAAGATGTCTCATGAAAACTATTCTACAACTCTTTTGCATTACATGTCTTTGCATTTTTGCCACTATTTCATGTATTACACCAAAATCTGATTTACCAAAAGAAATTGTACAAGAGCATCTAGATAACATGATAAATGGGTATGTGGAGGAAGACATCGATCAGATAATTGCTGGTTTTACAGAGGATGCTCAAATGCTAGAAGATGGAGGACCAATTGTAAATGGTAAAAGTGAAATTATTCAATCTACTAAAGCTTTATTAGAGAACATCGAATTTACTAAAGGCAGCGCAGAAATTATCGAGATTCAGGCTGATATGAACATGGCTTATGAAGTGAGTTATTTTAGACTGACACAATTTGTTAACGATTCTACTTCTGTAGATTTAAAGTGGAAACATTTAGCAATCTGGCAAAAGCAAAATGATGGTGAATGGAAGATTAGTAGGTTAATTTACAATGAGGTAGAGTAATTTAATAATAGAAATGCTTTTCTAGAGAAGTAATAGCTATTGATTTAAACCCAGAGTGTTAATTTTTTCAGTTTTACCAGCTGTGATCTCAACAACATTATTCATCTAAAACATTCTGTTATGAGATCCCTACAGTTTTTTATTTTCATTTTTTTACTTCAAGCTTGTCAGAGTCAAGATAATGCGACAGATAACGCCGAGATAATTGCAAAATTCGAAGCCGTATCTGATACATATGCCGAAGCTGTAAAGTCTGTTGATGCCCAAGCAGTTCTTTCATTTTGGGTAGATGATTTAATGATTTATCGCCCAAGTTCTGCAGATATTTCTGGAAAACCAGCATTTACAAAGTTTATAGAAGATTTGTATAAGAAACTCGAAGTAGAAGATATAAAAATTAAATCTCGGGAGGTAGAAGTTTCAAATGATTTAGTTGTGGAGATAGTTTCATTTACTGAACGACTGCGAATTGATGGTGGAGAGTTTCAGGATATTAAAGGAAAGTATCTGGCTGTTTGGAAAAAATCTGGACAAACGTGGAAGATCAGCAAAATGGTTACCTTACCAGAAGGCAAAGACGAGGTGCATAATTAATGTTATTTAATAAGAGAAACCTCACAAATTATTGGCTCGTTTATAACTGTATAATACAACAAATACTTCATATTTTAGATAAATGGGCCAAACGTTAATTCTTCTTTTTTTACTTATTTTTCCTCTCTCTTTTACAGTTTATGGGTTTTACGAAATTCTAGAAGAAATCAATTTCAAGAAAAAAGGAATTACCACCATTGGCAAAGTGGTAGGTAGTGTTTCTGCAATTCATCATTACGAAGAGTACCAATTACTCAATGGGCCTTATGCCAGCAAACCAGAAACCCGACCGGGAGAATTCTTGATTTTTGAATACAATGTCGGCGATGAAACTTGGAGGAGTAGAACGCTAAAAACATACAAAAAGCCACTCACAGAGTTAACTGTAATTTATAATCCCAAAGACCCTTCAGATTTAATGGTTAATGGCTTTTACAGAGTTGGTTCAGCAAAGTACTACCGTATTATTGCAGGTTTGTTTTTTTATGGTGATGTTTCTAAAGCCTTTTATATAATTCTGTTTAATTATAGTATTGCCCAATTTAATTTCTTTTACATTTGCATGTAATAACCAGTTACGAAAAGTATGTGACATGCTGAATTATTGAATGTCAACCAAAAGATTAGTGAAGAATGAATAGACTGAATGTAATTACTATCCTCATTTTATTATTATCCGCTTGTGATAATTCTCCCAAATTCGAATATCAATCACCTACACCAAAGCAAGCCAGTGAAAACTTAGGCGCTTATTTAAGGCAAGCCCCTTTTGAAAATGAGTGGAATCAACAAGGTGAAGATGAAAATACCGTAGTTTTTACCAATGCTGAACAGGTTTTCCCTTTTATGGTGAAGTTCAAAAATGAGGATGATGACCTAAAGTCTCAGAAATATGGGGAAGTAA includes these proteins:
- a CDS encoding aldo/keto reductase; the protein is MKQSTTLGNSNLNINRIGLGCMGMSEFYGSFNETESINTLHKAIDLGVNFFDTADMYGSGANEKLLGKAFKGRWNDINLATKFAVMRGPNGEFLGVNGKPEYIKKACDQSLQNLGIEAIDLYYMHRKDPNVEIEEIVGTMAELVKQGKVKYIGLSEVDPETLRRAHAVHPITALQTEYSLWSREPEKALFEVCQELGITFVAYSPLGRGFLTGAIKSRADLEKGDFRLNNPRFTDEAIQKNLKFVEVVDQIAQSKGVSKAQIALAWVLSQNNEITTIPGTRKIHRLEENLGAYNVELTEDDLATIEKHMPTETVGERY
- a CDS encoding 3'-5' exonuclease, producing MARKLDKILVVDIEATCWEGKVPTDMESDIIEIGICLLDVQSGDISENRGILVKPERSVISPFCTELTTITSEMIEEGGISFKDALKILKDDYLSQSRAWASFGAYDLKQFQRQCTALGVGYPFGPSHINVKTMFALKNKLGHELGMVGALKQLNIELEGTHHRGVDDAKNIAKILYAILN
- a CDS encoding YybH family protein, producing the protein MKTILQLFCITCLCIFATISCITPKSDLPKEIVQEHLDNMINGYVEEDIDQIIAGFTEDAQMLEDGGPIVNGKSEIIQSTKALLENIEFTKGSAEIIEIQADMNMAYEVSYFRLTQFVNDSTSVDLKWKHLAIWQKQNDGEWKISRLIYNEVE
- a CDS encoding biotin/lipoyl-containing protein, translated to MFDKFFKKPDGNTGDRAEVVLLPQATDDMEEAKLIKWMVKVGSSVRKGDVLAEIQTDKVILELESYQNGTVLYLGAKEGSKVKVNSILAIIGDKGAEFQHLLGGEKSNTPAKKKQRPQLKGAIGEIKMFAGDFVPNGWLICDGRQLSIKEFSDLFETISYKFGGQEGENYHIPYIESKGGILHIICVVGEKVTT
- a CDS encoding DUF3592 domain-containing protein, whose protein sequence is MGQTLILLFLLIFPLSFTVYGFYEILEEINFKKKGITTIGKVVGSVSAIHHYEEYQLLNGPYASKPETRPGEFLIFEYNVGDETWRSRTLKTYKKPLTELTVIYNPKDPSDLMVNGFYRVGSAKYYRIIAGLFFYGDVSKAFYIILFNYSIAQFNFFYICM
- a CDS encoding YybH family protein; amino-acid sequence: MRSLQFFIFIFLLQACQSQDNATDNAEIIAKFEAVSDTYAEAVKSVDAQAVLSFWVDDLMIYRPSSADISGKPAFTKFIEDLYKKLEVEDIKIKSREVEVSNDLVVEIVSFTERLRIDGGEFQDIKGKYLAVWKKSGQTWKISKMVTLPEGKDEVHN
- a CDS encoding DUF4345 family protein, encoding MNLKILFRYKPSTMNILLKILGVILLIAGFVLAYKPDLMSSQPMPSDPYQMIEKRVMWGLVIGLGILFIFHHQLSPWQLSVSALLSALTLGIVLARLLGLVMDGIFTKQLLWLAIEIAFLLIFGFWYWKQK
- a CDS encoding HAD family hydrolase, whose product is MAYKTLIFDFDGTLADTQQSIIQTMRFVGEHLNIKNIDEALIKSLIGLPLKSTFEKAFSLDEKAIQEATIIYRKHYNEIAIDAISLFEGVKETLAFFHGKGINLAVASSKGREALIKILQKQNVYELFTFIGGEEDAKNKKPAPDIVNLIMDKFNYNPEECLVIGDTVFDIEMGQRAFVDTCGITYGNNTEDELKKQKPNYIINSFNELKDIV